DNA sequence from the Tissierella sp. genome:
CAGATACTTTTAAAGATTTGACAATCGCCATTGGGTCTAATCTAATGGGCAATGGTGGAGAAGAGTTAGGCAAGATTTTGATGAAGAGTTTTATTTATACCGTAAAAGAAACTACTCCTTGGCCTGCTACAATGGTATTTTTCAATTCTGGAGTATATTTAACTTGTGAAGGCTCTGAAGTTTTAGATGATTTAAAGGCAATGGCAGATGAAGGTGTTGAAATAATATCATGTGGTACATGTTTAGATTATTATAATATAAAAGATACTCTTAAAGTAGGGGAAATAGGTAATATGTACACTATTTATGAAAAGATGAGAAATGCAAACAATACATTAAATATTTAATAGGAGATGCCATGAGAAAAGAGACATACGGAGTAGCTACATTTAAATCTACCCATCATACAATACAATCTGAAGGGGTATTTAAATCAAAAGAAATAGCAATAAAGACTATACCTACACCTAGAGAAATTACAGTTAGTTGTGGTTTAGCTATAATTTTTGCACTAGATGATTTTCCTAAGGTAGAAGAAATGATATATAATAATGAAATAACTATAGATGGTATATATAAATATACTAAGGATGGAGCTAATAGTAAGGCTGAGAAGTTAATATAGGGTAGAGGTTGATAATATGGATATGATTAGGTATATGTCAAATAACTTAAAACATCTTGCAGATAATTATTTGAGGACGCCAGATGGTGATATGAATTTCTTAGGAAAGACATTAAAGATATTGATAATTATTATAATTATAAAATTAATAATTTCTTTAACTAATAAACTTATAGATAGAACTCTAAAGAATAAAAAAGGAAAAAATATTTTTATTAACAATAAAAGAGCTAATACTATTGGTGAAGTATTGAAGAAGATAGTCAAATATATATTATATTTTATAGGTATAATGATAGTTTTAGATATGTTTAATGTCAATACTACATCCATATTAGCTACAGCAGGAATTGGTGGATTGGCCATAGGTTTTGGAGCTCAATCCTTAGTTAAAGATATTATTACAGGGTTTTTTATTTTAATTGAAGATCAATATGCTGTAGGAGATTATATTAAGATAGAATCATTAGAGGGTGTTGTTGAAGAATTAGGGTTAAGGGTTACTAAGTTGAGGGACTTCTCAGGGGACTTACATATAATTCCCAATGGAACAGTTCAAGTTGTAACCAACAAGAGCAGAGGGGCAATGAGAGCCTTAGTAAAGGTATTTGTTGCATATGAGGAAGATATTGAAAGGGTAAGCAAAATATTAGAGGTCATATGTGAAGATATTAAATCTAAAAATGATTCCATATTAGATGGACCTAGTATACTAGGTATTACCGACTTAGGAGAATCTAATATATCCATTACTATAGTAGCAAAAACCAAACCAATGGAGCAATGGTCTGTAGAAAGAGAAATTAGGAGAATGGTGAAAGAAGCTTTCCGTAAGGAAAATATAAAGACACCGTATCCAGGAAGAGTGATATTTGGGGGTAAAGAAGAATGATATTAAAATATGAAGTGGGAGATATAATAACTTTAAAGAAGGGACATCCTTGTGGTGAAAATAAATGGGAAATATTAAGAACTGGTGTGGACATAAAGCTTAGATGTCTAGGTTGTGATAGACAAATTTGGATACCTAGAATAGATTTTGAGAAAAGAGTAAGAAAGATTTTAGTAGATGAGAAATGGATAAGTATAATTCATCACAAAGAAAAGGACAGTAAAGAGGAATAAAAAAGGGATTGGGTTGCAAAAAGTCATATCTGAATTGACAAATACTATAAAATGTGGTTTTATAGTATTATATATATATTAATATAGATATTTTATTTATAATTAGGAGGACAGAAATGGGAGACGAATCTGGGGCCCCGATAACAGGACAATTGCTTTTAATACTTTTTTTAACATTATTAAATGCTTTTTTTGCTGCATCGGAAATGGCTATGGTATCAGTTGATAAGAAGAAGTTATTAGTACAGGCAGATGAAGGTAATAAGAAGGCAAAGCTTTTAATAGATTTACTAAAAGAGCCTTCAAGATTTTTATCTACAATTCAAGTTGGAATTACATTTGCAGGATTTTTCTCATCTGCATCAGCAGCAGTAGGTATTTCAGATGATTTTGGAATGTTATTAGGAAGATTTGGAGTTCCTTTTGCTAAAGATGTAGCGTTTATTTCAGTAACACTTATATTATCTTATATCACTCTTGTGTTTGGAGAGCTTGTACCAAAGAGAGTTGCTCTTCAAAATGCAGAAAAGTTTTCTATGTTTGCTATCAAAACCGTAAGTATAGTATCTAAGATGATGAGTCCTTTTATCACCTTCTTATCTTATTCTACAAATATGATTATGCGTATTTTGGGAATTACTACTGATGGTGTTGAAGAAAAGATTACTTTAGAAGAGATACGTTCAATGGTGGAAGTAGGTCAAGAGCAAGGCGTAATTAACCCAAGTGAACGAGAGATGATAGATAATGTAATAGGATTTGATGATAAATTAGCTGAAGAGATTATGACTGCAAGAACTGAAGTATTTATGATTGACCTAGAGGATCCAATTGAGGAATATATTAGTGAAATGCTACAGTTAAAGTATTCTAGAATTCCTGTATATGAAGGAGATGTAGATGATATTGTAGGTATACTTTATATTAAAGATTTTCTACTTGAGGCATATAAGGTTGGATTTGAAAATTTGGATATAAGAAAAATTCTTAGACCAGCTTATTTTATACCTGAGAGAAAAAATATCAACGATTTATTTATGGATCTTCAAAACAGCAAGAAACATATGGCTGTTCTTATTGATGAATACGGTGGATTCTCCGGTATTGTTACCATGGAAGATCTAATTGAAGAAATAGTAGGGGATATTGACGATGAATACGATCATGATGAACCCGATATTAGAAAGATAGATGATTATAATTATTACGCCAAGGGTGTAATTTCCATAAAAGAGTTAAATAGTAATCTTGGTACAGATTTAGATGAGGATTCGGAAGACTTTGATACTTTGGGTGGTTTTCTAATAGATATTATGGGATATATACCTGAAGATGGTGAAAAAGAAGTAGTTGAATATGAAGATATTGAATTTCACATAGAAGAAATTAATGAAAAAAGAATTCAAGTAGTACACATTATACTTAGGGAAGAAGAAGTACCTCCAGAATTAGAGGAGAATTTAGAAAATAAATAAGATTTAAAAACACCAGATACTGCATTTGCCTTGGGTATCTGGTTTCTTAATTGAATTTATAAAATATTAAGGAAGTAAAATTTATTTTCTAAATATTCCCAATAGAGCAACTTTACATATTTAACCTGAAATTGTATTAAATCATTAGACAATTATATATTTTAATAGTAAACTATAGATAAAGAAGTAAGATAGTTAACTCAAATTTAATGGAGGTGCTTTTTGATGGCATTAAAGTATGCAGATCGTATGAATAATATTAAAGCTTCAGAAATTAGAGAGCTACTTAAATTGACACAAAAACCAGAAATTATATCCTTTGCAGGGGGATTACCAGCTCCAGAATCATTCCCAGTTGAAGAATTTATTAAGGTCACAAAAGAAGTTTTAGAAAAATCTGGGACAAAGGCATTGCAATATGCTTCTACTGAGGGAGATCCAGATCTAAGGAAGGCTATAACAAAAAGAATGGCCAAGGTAGAAGTAAATGTAAACCCTGAAGATATCTTAGTAACAAGCGGCTCCCAACAGGGTCTTGATTTTGCAGCTAAGATATTTATAAATCCTGGTGATATTATAATCTGTGAAAGCCCTACATATCTAGGGGCTATCAATGCATTTAAGGCTTATGAACCAAAGTTTATAGAAGTATCCACTGACAAAGATGGCATGGATATGGATGAATTAGAAGAAGCATTAAAGAACAATAATAATGTAAAATTTATTTATGTTATTCCAGATTTCCAAAATCCATCAGGAAAAACTTGGTCAGTAGAAAGAAGAGTTAGATTAATAGAATTAGCTAATAAATATGATATTGCTATTATTGAAGATAATCCATATGGTGAATTAAGATTTGAAGGTAAAATTTTACCTGCTGTAAAGCATTTTGATACTGAGGGAAGAGTAGCTTTCTTAGGTACTTTCTCCAAGATACTTTGTCCTGGTCTAAGACTTGGATGGATAGCAGCAAGCCCAGAGATGCTAAATAAATTTATTATGGTTAAACAAGGCGCAGACCTTCAATCAAGCACTATTTCACAAATGGAAGCTGCAAAGTTCTTCGAATTATATGACATTGAGGCTCATATCCAAAAGATAATTGATCTTTATAGAGTGAGAAGAGACTTGATGATGAAAACAATAGAAGAAGAATTTCCAAAGGAAGCAACTGCAACATATCCTGAAGGTGGATTATTTACATGGGTAGTATTACCTGAATATATGAATGCTAGAGAATTAGCACTAAAAGCTTTAGAACAAAATGTAGCATATGTGCCTGGAGGATCATTCTTCCCTAATGGAGGAAATGAAAATACATTTAGATTAAACTATTCAAACATGGACGAAGAAAGAATAGTTGAAGGTATTAAGAGACTTGGGAAAGTATTGAAAGATGCATTAAGATAAGAATAACCCCCTCAACTGAGGGGGTTATTTTGGTAATCTTACTTCTATACTTGTACCTTCACCTTCAATACTTGAAAGGCTCAAATCTCCATAATGGTATTCTACAGTATGTTTCACTATAGATAGACCAAGACCCGTACCATTTACCTTCTTTGAGCGAGATTTGTCTACTCTATAAAACCTTTCAAAGACTCTGTCTTGTTGGTCTATAGGTATACCTATACCAGTATCTACTACCTTAATAATACCAAACTTACTGTCTTGTGAAATTTGGACAGATACACTGCCACCTAGTTTATTATATTTTATGGCATTATCAACTAAAATGAAGACTAGGTCTTCTATCATCCTTTGATTTCCTTTTATTGTAGTAATTTCCCCAGTGAAGCTTAAGGAAATATTATTTTGCTTTGTGCTAGGCTGTAAATTTGTGCAAATAAACTCAACTATGGAAAATAGGTCTATATAAGTGAGTTCTCTTTTGACCGATGGCTCATCTAGACGAGATAATTTAATTATGGAATCTATGATTTCCAAAAGTCTATTCCCTTCCTTGCGAATAATAGCTGCGGACTTTATAACATCTGGACCTTTAGTCATCCCAGTTTCTATCATCTCAGCAAAACCATTGATGGAAGTTAGGGGGGTTTTTAATTCATGGGACACATTTGCAGTAAATTCTCTTCTTATTTTTTCAGTTTCTTTCAATTTTCCTATATAGCTTTCTATCTCTTTTTTCTGATTACGAATAGTCTCTAAAAAAGGCTCAAGTTCATCATATATTTTAGTTTCTTTTATTTCTTCTTCAGTTAATATGCTTTCTATATTGTGGATTGCTATTTTTATAGGCTCTATAATCTTTGCTGTAAGTACAGATGAAAAAAGGGATAATGATATTAAAATAAAGACTATAAGTCCTGTAATAATAGGTAAAATACTCATAAAAACAACCTTAATACTTTCAGTAGGGTTATAATAATCATAGAACAAAATTACCAGTAGAACAGATGTTATAATGGCAGTTACAGTTGCTATGATTACAAGACTTAAAAATATTTTCTTTTCCAAGATTTAGCCCCCTATCTTATATCCTACATTTCGAATAGTTTGAATAATCCTACCAGCATCACCAAGTTTCATTCTAAGGGTTCTTATATGAACATCAACAGTTCTGCTTTCTCCTTCAAAATCAGTTCCCCAAACGGCATTCATTAAACTATCACGGGATAAAACAATGTTTAGATTTTTAAGAAGATAGTGGAGGAGCTCAAATTCTTTGAAGGTTAAATTTACTTCCACATTATTTACTAAGACGATATGCTTTTCTACATCTATGCAGAGTTCTTCCACACAGATCTGATTCTCTATTTTTTCTGATTTTACACTACGACGAAGTACTGCCTTGACTCGAGATACTAACTCCATAACTCCAAAGGGCTTAGATATATAATCATCAGCTCCCATATCAAGACCCTTAATTTTATCGAATTCACTATTTTTTGCAGTTAACATGATAACAGGAATATCTTTAGTGTTACTAGTTTCTCTAATATTCTTAAGTACTTTATATCCATCATCACCAGGTAACATTATATCTAACAATATCATGTCAGGTAGCCTAGTTTGAATTTCATTATATAAGCCTTCTGCAGATTCAAAGCCCTTAGAGTCGAATCCATTGTTTTTTAAAGCATAAACAACTAATTCTCTAATACTTTCATCATCCTCAACACAATAAATTACATTCATAAAATCCCCCCCTAAATAGATAAATAAGATATTATTAACCTAATTATATCACTACAATGATTGTATTGAATAAAAAAACCAAAGGAGTTTCTCTTAAATAGAAAATATCTTTGGTTTAGTCTTAAATCTTTAGTTACTTATTGCTCTTGAGAATCATAATGATCCCCTGTAATAGAGTAATAAACCCACTCTGCTATATTTTGAGCATGGTCGCCTATTCTTTCAAAATACTTAGCTATCATCAACAAATCTACAGATTGCTCTCCATATTCAACACTTTCTCTAATAAGACCAATTAATTCATTTTTAACTACATTGAATAATTCATCTACCACATCATCATATTTAATAACAAACTCTACCAGTTCCAAGTCCCTTTTTACATAGGCATCTACACTATCTTTTACCATTTTTATAGTAGCTTCTGCCATTTGAGGTATATGGACAAGTTCCTTAATATATTTTTGACCAGCAAGTCTAATGGTTATTTCTGAAATATCAGAGGCCTGGTCTCCTATTCTTTCCATGTCTGTAATCATCTTTAGGGCTGAAGATATTAGCCTTAGATCAGATGCCACAGGTTGCTGTTGTAAAAGGAGTTTTAGACATCTTCTTTCTATACTTTTCTCGATATCATTTACCTCTTTATCACCTTCTACAACTCTCCTTGCAAGGTCAACATTTTGGTGAATCAATGCAGTTACTGCAGACTCAATAGAGCTTTCAATAATATTACCCATCTCAATAAGTTCCTCATTTAATAAATCCAATTCCTTATCAAACCTATTTCTCATATATATCATTCCTTTATAAAAATTTTAACCAAATCTTCCTGTGATATAATCTTCTGTACGCTGATCTCTTGGTTTAGAAAATATATCGTCAGTATTTCCATATTCTATAATTTCTCCTGTTAAAAAGAATGCGGTTTTATCTGATACTCTTGTGGCTTGTTGCATATTATGAGTTACCATGACTATGGTATAATCCTTTTTCAATTCCACAACTAAGTCTTCAATCTTTGAAGTTGAAATAGGATCTAAGGCGCTGGTTGGTTCATCTAAGAGTATTACTTCTGGGTTCACAGCCAAGGCTCTAGCAATACAAATTCTTTGCTGTTGACCTCCAGATAATGCGAGAGCATTTTTCTTTAGTCTATCCTTAACTTCGTCCCATATAGCACCACCACGAAGACTTTTCTCCACGATTTCATCTAGTTTATCTTTGGATTTTATACCATGAGTACGAGGTCCAAAGGCAATATTATCATAGATGCTCATAGGGAATGGATTTGGCTTTTGAAAGACCATACCTACACGCTTTCTTAAAAGATTTACATCAATATTATTACCATTGTTTTTATTATATATATCTTTTCCATCTAAGAGTACTTTTCCAGTTATTTTACAACCCTCAACTAAATCATTCATACGATTTAGTGTCTTTAAGAATGTTGATTTACCACAGCCTGAGGGTCCAATAAAAGCAGTGATCACATTTTCTTCTATATTTATATTTATATTTTTAAGGGCTTGAAAGCTTCCATAATATAAATCTAAGTTTTCTACTATAAATTTAGCCATTTAAATCTCCCTTCGACAATTTATTAGCTACCATAGACGATAATCCATTAATTCCTATAACAACTATTAAAAGTATTACTGCAGTTGCATATGCTTGGTTAGTATATAACCCTTCACTGGAAAGGGAATACATGTGAATCGCCAATGTTCTACCTGATGAAAATAAGTTCTTTGGTATTTGTGGAACTGTACCTGCTGTATATATAAGTGCTGCAGTTTCTCCTACAATTCTGCCTATTGCAAGAATAATCCCAGCAAATATTCCAGGCATTGCTGTAGGGAATACTATTTTAAATATTGTCCTAAGTTTTCCAGCGCCTAGAGCAAAACTGGCTTCACGAAGCGAATCTGGCACTGACATTAGGGCTTCCTCAGTTGCCCGCATTATAAGGGGAAGAATCATAATGGAAAGAGTAAAAGCTCCAGCAATTATTGAAAAACTCCAACCTAATGCAGTTACGAAAAACAGAAGTCCAAACAATCCATATACTATAGAAGGAATCCCAGAAAGAGTTTCAGCTGTGATTCTAATTATCTCAACCAATTTATTACCACTCTTTGCATATTCAACAAGATAAAAACCTGTGAATATGCCTATAGGTGCAGAGATAAGTAAAGATAAAAATGTCATCATCAATGTGGTTATAATAGCTGGAAACAAAGAAACATTTTCTGTATTATATTCTAAAGCAAATAGAGAGGGTTTTATATAAGGAATTCCTCTAATTAGAATATACCCAATAATTATAAATAATATGGAAAAAGTTGCAATAGTTGCAAACAAAACAAGTCCTTTGATTAATATACTCAGGGTCTTCATTATATCACTTTCCTTTTTAATACTGAAAATAGTAAATTAATTAGTAGTATAAATACGAATAGTACAACACCAGTGGCAATCAATGCTTCTCTATGCAAATCTGCTGCATAGCCCATTTCAATTACAATATTGGCAGTTAGAGTACGAATGCCCTTTAATATACCATTTGGCATACGAGCTTGATTTCCCGCTACCATGACTACCGCCATGGTTTCACCTATGGCTCTACCAATACCAAGGACTACAGAAGATAGGATGCCTGATTTTGCTGCTGGTATCATTGCAAAGACCACTGAATACTCATGGGTTGCACCTAGAGCTACGGCTCCTTCATAATAAGATTCAGGGACTGCTCTAATTGCAGCTTCAGAAAGCCCTATTATTGTTGGCAATATCATTATCCCAAGAAGTATTGATGCTGTTAATATACTATTACCAGTCCCACCAAATAATTTGCTTGTAACTGGTACTAATACAACAAGGCCAAAAAATCCATATATAATGGAAGGAATACCAGCCATTAAATTCACTGCAGGTTTTAAAAATTTATAAAGCCTCTTAGGGCAAAACCTTGAGAGGTAGATAGCTGTTAGAATCCCAATTGGTACACCCAGGACTATTGCCCCAGCTGTTACATAGATACTTCCTATAATCATAGGAAATATACCAAAGGAAGGTGGTATATTAGAAGGAGACCAGTCTTTGCCAAGTAAAAAATCAAATATTCCTATTTTCCCAATGGCAGGTATCCCATTTACAAACATAAAATAACATATTAATATTACTGATATTATAGAAGCACAAGCGGAGATAAAGAATATTATCTCCATTAGTCTCTCAAAGAATTTAGATTTCATTTTATCACCCTTTATTTTATGCCTTATTTTATGTCGCTCCATTTAATCATATCTCCAACAAATATGGATTTAACATTTTCTATAGTTAAGTCATTTATAGAATTCCCTATATGAGTAATTACTGCAATACCATCTAATGCTATAGCAATATCTTTAAGTTCAGTTTTTTCACTATCTTTCAAAGCTCTTGAAGCCATTCCTATATCTGCAGTTCCATCAATAGCAGCTTGCATACCTGCTGATGAGTCAGATTGTTGTACTTCTATTACAGCCTCTGTATTGATTGCAAGATAAGCTTCTCTAAGTTTTTCCATAACTGGTGTAACAGATGAAGAACCAGCTACTACAATTTTACCACTTGGTTTAGATCCACTATATGGTGATGCATTGTCATCTATTGCAATATAACTTTTTGCTACAACTTCTTGACCTTCTTTACTCATTATAAAATCCATAAAATCTTGTGCTACAGCGGATACTTCACCTTTTGTGGCTATATTAAAAGGTCTAGCTATTTTATAACTTCCATTTTTAATGTTTTCCGTTGTAGCTGCTATACCATCAATATTTAAAGCTTTTACTGTATCATTAAGTGAACCAGTTGATACATAACCTATTGCATATTCATTTCCAGCAACTGTTGTAAGGATCGTATCTGTTTTCATTTGAGTGATAGCTTCTTTTGTTGTTCTATCAGTTTTATTACCAGATGAATCCTTTTCTTCTATTCCAGTTAGTTCTACAAAAGCACCTCTTGTACCAGAACCTTCTTCTCTAGTAACTACTACAATATCTTTAGATGTATCAAAATCTTTTGTATCTACTTTATCCTCTTCCTTTGGAGCACATCCTACTAAAAGAGATGCTGCTAAAACAAGTGATAACACTAAAATAAATATTTTTTTCATGTTTAAATCCTCCCTTTAATCTTTAATTTCATATTTTCATACTTAGTATATCCAAGCAATGTTAAATCTATTGAGATGGTAATGTAAAATCTATGTAAAATATTTTAACAATTTTTTTATGTATATTGGGTTGTAAAAAAATAATAATTTGATGGATTTGCTAAAACTTTATATAATGTACATAAGTAACATAAAGGGCAAGAAATTTAATTTTGATTTCTATACCCATTTAAAAGTGTAATCTATCGTATTATATAATGAGGGGGTGTTTGGGTGACTAAACTTCTCAATATCTTTAATTGGAAAAAGACTTTAGAAGAACGGGTAAAAGACATACAAGAAGGTGACGAGGATGATAAAAACAATCTTATACAGGAGTATATTCCATTTATAAAAAAGGTACTTGTGAATCAATTAGGGTCATATATAGAAGTAGAAAATGATGACTATTTTAGCATTGGACTTATTGCATTTAATGAGGCAATAGAAAAGTATGATGAAGAAAGAGGTAATTTTTTAACTTTTGCTTCCGTGGTGATAAAAAGCCGATTAATAGATCAGCTTAGAAAAGAATCTAGAAGGTCAAAGGAAGTTTTTATGAGCCAACTTCAAAGAGAAGATGATGAGGACTATTACACAAATGATGTAATGGCGGTAGAAGGCTTTGAGGCAGGAATAGAGACTAAGCTAGATTTTGCATCTTTAGTACACAGTATGAAAGACTTTGGTGTTTCACTTGATGATTTAATCAATGAATCTCCCAAGCACCAAGATACTAGACAGACAGCTATTAAAATAGGAAAGCATGTCTTTGAAAATAGAAGGCTTTGTGATAGATTTCTAAACACAGGAAATCTTCCTACAAATGAGATAATACGAGACTTAAATGTGTCTAGAAAAGCAGTCCAAAGAAGTAGAAAATTCATTATAGCAATTATATTGATTTTGAATAGTAATCTGGACACATTAAAGGGTTATATTTCTAGCAATGAAGGGGGTAATTAGATGGTTTATCGAGGTAATATCGTAGAAGTTTGTAGTGATAGTATAGTTGTAATCACTGAAGAATGTACATTTAAAAGAATTAAAAAGAGTGTTGGCTTGGAAGAAGGTATGGAAGTATATTTTGAAGAGAGAGATATTATAAGAAAATCAAATACAAGTATTAAAAGTATTAAAAGTATTAAAAGTATTTCAAAGATAGCGGCTATAATTTTGCTAGTAATTACTTCCATTTATGGCATACAAGTTTGGGACATAAATTATAGGGCAGTTGCTATAGTATCAATTGATATAAATCCAAGTGTAGAAATAAAGGTTAATAAAAATCATCGTGTAATAAATGCAACGGCTCTTAATGAGGATGCTTTAAATCTACCGCTTAAAAAATTAAAGGGTCAGGTATTAGCTAATGCATTAGATGAACTTGTACAAACAGCAAAGACAGAAGGCTATATTAAGGAAAATGAAGAAAATTATATACTATTAGGTGTTGTAGGGCTAAGCAACAATGAAAAAGATACTGAAGCTTTAGAACACTTATTAGTGGAAGGAAAAGAAAAGATAGAAAATGTATCTAGTGAAGATGTTCAATATATTGAAGTTGTTACGGTAGAATCAAATAAAGAGACATTGAAAAAAGCAAGAAAAGAACATATTTCAGTAGGTAGGATGGAAGTCTATGAAAATAATAAAGATAATAATAAGGATGGGCAAAGTAGTAAAGAAGAAATAAAGGAGCTAAAGGAAGAAAAGGTAAAGGAACTTATAGAGAAGATTGGTAAAGAACATCCAGTATTTGAAGAGCATCCTGGAAATAACAATAATTCTGACAAGGATAAAAAGAAGGTTAAGGATGAAAAAATTAAAGAAGAAAAGGTAGAGAAAGAGGAGAAAGAAGAAAAAGAAGAAGGGATAGGACAGAACAAAGACAAGGATAATAATGGCAAGAAAGACAATAACAATAATAAAGATAAAAACAAAGACAAAGATATAAACAATGAAAAAGATAAAGACAAGGATAAAGATAGTAAAGATGATAAAGATAATAAAGACAGTAAGGACAAAGACAAAGATAGTAAAAATAATAAAGATGAAATAAAGAACAAAAAAAGTCATCCTGTATTTGAG
Encoded proteins:
- a CDS encoding anti-sigma factor domain-containing protein, yielding MVYRGNIVEVCSDSIVVITEECTFKRIKKSVGLEEGMEVYFEERDIIRKSNTSIKSIKSIKSISKIAAIILLVITSIYGIQVWDINYRAVAIVSIDINPSVEIKVNKNHRVINATALNEDALNLPLKKLKGQVLANALDELVQTAKTEGYIKENEENYILLGVVGLSNNEKDTEALEHLLVEGKEKIENVSSEDVQYIEVVTVESNKETLKKARKEHISVGRMEVYENNKDNNKDGQSSKEEIKELKEEKVKELIEKIGKEHPVFEEHPGNNNNSDKDKKKVKDEKIKEEKVEKEEKEEKEEGIGQNKDKDNNGKKDNNNNKDKNKDKDINNEKDKDKDKDSKDDKDNKDSKDKDKDSKNNKDEIKNKKSHPVFEEHPGNSKSNNPSKQYKEKIKDKKDD
- the pstA gene encoding phosphate ABC transporter permease PstA, producing MKTLSILIKGLVLFATIATFSILFIIIGYILIRGIPYIKPSLFALEYNTENVSLFPAIITTLMMTFLSLLISAPIGIFTGFYLVEYAKSGNKLVEIIRITAETLSGIPSIVYGLFGLLFFVTALGWSFSIIAGAFTLSIMILPLIMRATEEALMSVPDSLREASFALGAGKLRTIFKIVFPTAMPGIFAGIILAIGRIVGETAALIYTAGTVPQIPKNLFSSGRTLAIHMYSLSSEGLYTNQAYATAVILLIVVIGINGLSSMVANKLSKGDLNG
- the pstC gene encoding phosphate ABC transporter permease subunit PstC translates to MKSKFFERLMEIIFFISACASIISVILICYFMFVNGIPAIGKIGIFDFLLGKDWSPSNIPPSFGIFPMIIGSIYVTAGAIVLGVPIGILTAIYLSRFCPKRLYKFLKPAVNLMAGIPSIIYGFFGLVVLVPVTSKLFGGTGNSILTASILLGIMILPTIIGLSEAAIRAVPESYYEGAVALGATHEYSVVFAMIPAAKSGILSSVVLGIGRAIGETMAVVMVAGNQARMPNGILKGIRTLTANIVIEMGYAADLHREALIATGVVLFVFILLINLLFSVLKRKVI
- a CDS encoding substrate-binding domain-containing protein produces the protein MKKIFILVLSLVLAASLLVGCAPKEEDKVDTKDFDTSKDIVVVTREEGSGTRGAFVELTGIEEKDSSGNKTDRTTKEAITQMKTDTILTTVAGNEYAIGYVSTGSLNDTVKALNIDGIAATTENIKNGSYKIARPFNIATKGEVSAVAQDFMDFIMSKEGQEVVAKSYIAIDDNASPYSGSKPSGKIVVAGSSSVTPVMEKLREAYLAINTEAVIEVQQSDSSAGMQAAIDGTADIGMASRALKDSEKTELKDIAIALDGIAVITHIGNSINDLTIENVKSIFVGDMIKWSDIK
- the sigI gene encoding RNA polymerase sigma-I factor; this translates as MTKLLNIFNWKKTLEERVKDIQEGDEDDKNNLIQEYIPFIKKVLVNQLGSYIEVENDDYFSIGLIAFNEAIEKYDEERGNFLTFASVVIKSRLIDQLRKESRRSKEVFMSQLQREDDEDYYTNDVMAVEGFEAGIETKLDFASLVHSMKDFGVSLDDLINESPKHQDTRQTAIKIGKHVFENRRLCDRFLNTGNLPTNEIIRDLNVSRKAVQRSRKFIIAIILILNSNLDTLKGYISSNEGGN